CATGACCCTGCCGGGCTGAAGTTCGTCTTCGGAGCACTTGGTGCCGGGGACGCAGACGACGTCCGAGCGCAGGGCGAAGATCTGGCCGTCCGGCTGGCTGGCTCCGAGGCGGTTGTAAAAGAACGGCTGGTCGAGGGCGACGATGTCGGCGTTCACCACCCTCGGGCAGAGGGTGCGCAGCTCGGCGTCGCTGGGGCACGAGGCGGCTGGCGCCGGCTGCGCGGTCACCATGACGAGGGCGGTGGCGGCGAAGACCATCCGCGCCTGCCGGAAAGTACGGCGGGACGAGCATCGAGTCGAGGTCATGTCGATTGTCCTTATCCTGGGCCTAGCGGCTGGTGGAGGGTTGAGTCAGGGGCGAGACCACGGCGTCGGGGGGCGAGTCGTCGGCGACGCTGCGGACCACTTCGAGGAGTCCCTCGGCGGGACCCAAGCCGAAGGCTCTCTGCCAGAGGCCGGTGCGGTCGTTGCCGACCAGGAAGATCGCTTGATGGGCTTCTTTGCGCGGCACCGCCTGGCCGAGGCGGGCGAGCACCCGTTCGACGTCTGCTGGCTCGCCGGTGAGAAAGCTCCATCCCGGGCCGGCCTCGAAGGCTTCTGCGTAGGTGTTTAGGCGCTCGGGCGTGTCGTGCTCCGGGTCGACCGAGATCGACAGCAGGAAGACATCCCGGCCGAGGCGTTCGTCGAGGGCCTCGTGTAGCCGTTGGAGCGCTCCGTGCATCACCGGGCAACTGCCGGTGCAGGTCGAGAAGAAGGGGTTGATCACCACCGTTCGGCCGGCGATGAGGTCGCTATAGAAGCGGTGCTCCTGGCCGTGTTGGTCGACCAGCCGGGTGTCGGTGAAGTACTCCCGGGCCGGCTGGTTGCCGAGGGGGTGTTGGGCGTTCGCGGCCGCCTGCGCCGGGCGGGTCGCGGCCGGTGGCAGCTCATCGAGCAGGCGGATCAGCTCGTGCGGCGGAGCCAGGCCGTGGGCTCTCAGCCAGCGATTGGAGCGCGTGTCCCCCAGCAGGATCAGCGGGGCGTGATCCTCCTTGAGGGCCGAGAACACCCCGAGGTCTTTGAGCAGCCCGTCGACCACCGGCTTCGAGGCGGTGAGGAGGCGCCAGCGCGAGCTGCCGTCGAAGCGCTCGGACCAGGTCTTCAGTCGCTGTGGAGTGTCGACCGCCGGATCGATGGTGATCGAGACGAAGGCAACCTCTTCCGCGGCGTCGGGCCGTGCTTCGAGCTGACGCTGCAGGGTGGCGAAGAGGGCACCCATCGGCGAGCAGACGGTGGTGCAGGAGGTGAAGATGAAGTTGATCGCCACCTTGCGGCCGGCCGCCAGCGCGGGTAGCCGGACGGTCTCGCCGTGCTGGTCGACCAGCTCGACATTCGGCAGCTCGAGGGGCAGAAATGCCCCCTCGACAGGGCCCGTCGCGGACTCTCGGTGATGGTGATTCTGACGGTGTTCCTGGCCTGCCAGAGGCAGACCGGCGGTCAAGGCGGCGCAGGTCGCAGAGACCAGCAAGGCTCGCAGCGAAACTGGAAGAAGACGAGCGGATTCCATGATTCCCTCCCAACGGATTCAGCACAGGGCGCGCGGATCGACCGCGCTCGTAGTGAAGACTCGTCCAATGGGTGGGACGGGAGGGGATTCTCTTGCAGGCGAGGGTGAGATCTTCTTCGCCAGAGAAAAGAGCTAGCAGGCTGCTGAAAAAGTCCGCTTCGCGACTTTCCAGCGCTGCTAGCTGTTTTTTCCGCGCGGGGCTACGCGCCCCTGACTGCGCGTCCCGCTCCGGCTCAAGAAGCGCGGTTCTTGAGCCTCCTCTCCCGTCGCGGCGGCTGCCCCGCCGCCAGGCCGGGGGCGCCCAGCCCTCTCGGGCCCGGACGCAGGTTGCCGATGAGTTTTTCAGCAACCTGCTAGAAGAGAAAAGGACCGGCGGGTTGCCGGTCCTGGTCATGCTGGAGCCATCGCTCGGGTCAGCGGTCTTCGCCCTGGGGGGGATCCTCCTCGTCGCCGCCCCACACCCCGGAGGCCTC
This DNA window, taken from Acidobacteriota bacterium, encodes the following:
- a CDS encoding SCO family protein, which encodes MESARLLPVSLRALLVSATCAALTAGLPLAGQEHRQNHHHRESATGPVEGAFLPLELPNVELVDQHGETVRLPALAAGRKVAINFIFTSCTTVCSPMGALFATLQRQLEARPDAAEEVAFVSITIDPAVDTPQRLKTWSERFDGSSRWRLLTASKPVVDGLLKDLGVFSALKEDHAPLILLGDTRSNRWLRAHGLAPPHELIRLLDELPPAATRPAQAAANAQHPLGNQPAREYFTDTRLVDQHGQEHRFYSDLIAGRTVVINPFFSTCTGSCPVMHGALQRLHEALDERLGRDVFLLSISVDPEHDTPERLNTYAEAFEAGPGWSFLTGEPADVERVLARLGQAVPRKEAHQAIFLVGNDRTGLWQRAFGLGPAEGLLEVVRSVADDSPPDAVVSPLTQPSTSR